A genomic region of Caulobacter sp. NIBR2454 contains the following coding sequences:
- a CDS encoding dienelactone hydrolase family protein yields the protein MTVAGWADRLATNIQVTRPEGPGPFPVVLLMHGCGGLQPFMQNYADAAVQAGFAAVIVDSFTPRGLSRVTAHLVVCTGLGVHGQQRAADIFAMLHWLKGQDWADADHVAVGGWSHGGWTILDALALTPATTRATGLIDVDLSALSRLKTAFLVYPYAGPFSVALRRGWGDRAPRVAAVLGGKDQVVGFKPAEKALARLTADGVGVETLKFDDATHAFDDDRASDPRTRHRPDYAERTRAFFARALTAGLA from the coding sequence TTGACTGTCGCCGGCTGGGCTGACCGGCTGGCGACGAACATCCAGGTGACCAGGCCCGAAGGACCCGGCCCGTTCCCGGTCGTGCTGCTGATGCACGGCTGCGGGGGGCTGCAGCCCTTCATGCAGAACTACGCCGACGCGGCGGTGCAGGCCGGGTTCGCGGCGGTGATCGTGGACTCGTTCACCCCTCGCGGCCTGTCGCGGGTGACCGCCCATCTGGTGGTCTGCACCGGTCTTGGCGTGCATGGCCAGCAGCGGGCGGCCGATATCTTCGCCATGCTGCACTGGCTGAAAGGCCAGGACTGGGCCGACGCCGATCATGTGGCCGTCGGCGGCTGGAGCCATGGGGGCTGGACGATCCTGGACGCCCTGGCCCTGACCCCGGCCACGACACGCGCGACCGGCCTGATCGACGTTGATCTGTCGGCCTTGAGCCGTTTGAAGACGGCGTTTCTGGTCTATCCCTATGCCGGACCGTTCAGCGTCGCCCTGCGGCGGGGCTGGGGCGACCGCGCGCCACGCGTGGCGGCCGTGCTGGGCGGCAAGGATCAGGTGGTCGGCTTCAAGCCCGCCGAGAAAGCCCTGGCCCGACTGACCGCAGACGGGGTGGGCGTCGAGACCCTGAAGTTCGACGACGCCACCCACGCCTTCGACGACGACCGCGCCAGCGATCCGCGCACGCGCCACCGCCCCGACTACGCCGAGCGGACGCGAGCCTTTTTCGCCCGCGCCCTCACAGCCGGTCTCGCTTAA
- the purH gene encoding bifunctional phosphoribosylaminoimidazolecarboxamide formyltransferase/IMP cyclohydrolase — protein sequence MPAAPDYPSAPDLVAPKRALLSVSDKTGLVEAAKVLHEAGVELVSTGGTKAAIAAAGLPVKDVSDLTGFPEMMDGRVKTLHPIVHGGLLGVRDAADHAKAMADHGIGAIDILYVNLYPFEATVAKGGSYAECVENIDIGGPAMIRSAAKNHGYVAVCTEPSDLAEVLEALKAGGTTLALRQTLAARAYARTAAYDAAISGWFAGQLGQDFPARKSIAGNLAQTMRYGENPHQKAAFYTYPSPRIGVATATQLQGKELSYNNINDTDAAFELIAEFDPAEAPAVAIIKHANPCGVATGSSLREAYERALACDPTSAFGGIVAVNRRLDRAAAEAMVDIFTEVVIAPEADEDAVAVFAAKKNLRLLVTGGLPDPLAPGETFKSVSGGFLVQSRDDARIKASDLKIVTKRQPTETEVRDMLFAFTVGKHVKSNAIVYARNGQTLGVGAGQMNRKDSARIAALRAADFGLDLTGCACASEAFFPFADGLIQAAEAGATAIIQPGGSMRDAEVIEAADKAGLTMAFTGVRVFRH from the coding sequence GTGCCCGCCGCCCCTGACTATCCTTCCGCTCCCGATCTCGTCGCGCCCAAGCGCGCCCTGCTGTCGGTCTCCGACAAGACCGGCCTGGTCGAGGCGGCCAAGGTCCTGCACGAGGCGGGGGTGGAGCTGGTCTCCACCGGCGGCACCAAGGCGGCGATCGCGGCGGCCGGCCTGCCGGTGAAGGATGTCTCGGACCTGACGGGCTTTCCCGAGATGATGGACGGCCGGGTCAAGACCCTGCATCCCATCGTTCACGGCGGCCTGCTGGGCGTGCGCGACGCGGCCGATCACGCCAAGGCCATGGCCGACCACGGCATCGGCGCCATCGATATCCTGTACGTGAACCTCTATCCGTTCGAGGCCACCGTCGCGAAGGGCGGCTCCTACGCCGAATGCGTCGAGAACATCGACATCGGCGGCCCGGCCATGATCCGTTCGGCGGCCAAGAACCACGGCTATGTGGCCGTCTGCACCGAACCGTCCGACCTGGCCGAGGTGCTGGAGGCCCTGAAGGCTGGCGGGACCACCCTGGCCCTGCGCCAGACCCTGGCGGCCCGCGCCTATGCCCGCACGGCGGCCTATGACGCGGCGATCAGCGGCTGGTTCGCCGGCCAGCTGGGCCAGGACTTCCCCGCCCGCAAGTCCATCGCCGGCAATCTGGCCCAGACCATGCGCTATGGCGAAAACCCGCACCAGAAGGCGGCCTTCTACACCTATCCCAGCCCGCGCATCGGCGTGGCCACGGCCACCCAGCTGCAGGGCAAGGAACTGAGCTACAACAACATCAACGACACCGACGCGGCCTTCGAGCTGATCGCCGAGTTCGATCCGGCCGAGGCGCCGGCGGTGGCGATCATCAAGCACGCCAATCCTTGCGGCGTGGCCACGGGGTCGAGCCTGCGCGAGGCCTATGAGCGGGCCCTGGCCTGCGACCCGACCTCGGCCTTCGGGGGCATCGTGGCGGTCAACCGCCGCCTGGACCGCGCCGCGGCCGAGGCCATGGTGGACATCTTCACCGAGGTGGTGATCGCGCCGGAAGCCGACGAGGACGCGGTGGCTGTGTTCGCGGCCAAGAAGAACCTGCGCCTGCTGGTCACCGGCGGCCTGCCCGATCCGCTGGCTCCCGGCGAAACATTCAAGTCGGTCTCCGGCGGTTTCCTGGTGCAGTCGCGCGACGACGCCCGCATCAAGGCGTCGGACCTGAAGATCGTCACCAAGCGCCAGCCCACCGAGACGGAAGTGCGCGACATGCTGTTCGCCTTCACCGTCGGCAAGCACGTGAAATCCAACGCCATTGTGTACGCCCGCAACGGCCAGACCCTGGGCGTCGGCGCCGGCCAGATGAACCGCAAGGACTCAGCCCGTATCGCGGCCCTGCGCGCAGCCGATTTTGGCCTGGACCTGACGGGCTGCGCCTGCGCCTCGGAAGCCTTCTTCCCCTTCGCCGACGGCCTGATCCAGGCGGCCGAAGCCGGCGCCACGGCGATCATCCAGCCGGGCGGCTCCATGCGCGACGCCGAGGTGATCGAGGCCGCCGACAAGGCGGGCCTGACCATGGCCTTCACCGGCGTGCGGGTGTTCCGTCATTAA